The following proteins come from a genomic window of Hymenobacter canadensis:
- a CDS encoding aspartate aminotransferase family protein produces MELFNVYPLVNITPVKALGAKLWDDKGQEYLDFYGGHAVISIGHSHPHYVQRLTEQLQNIGFYSNSVQIPIQTQLAHKLGQVSGYEDYTLFLCNSGAEANENALKLASFHTGKKRVVAFRGAFHGRTSGAVAATDNAKIVAPFNEGHLVTFVDYDLEAVLAVLHGGDVCAVIVEPIQGVGGIIMPSDEFMRHLALFCWANDVLLIADEVQSGYGRSGKFFAHQHAGLRPDIISVAKGMGNGFPIGGILISPKYQASYGLLGTTFGGNHLACAAALAVLEVIEDENLLAHATELGEYLRTELLAHAGAEEIRGRGLMVGIKYDFPIKEIRDKLLAEHHIFVGNASDPTVLRLLPPLNITKAEVDRFLQALYTLIPVEVRK; encoded by the coding sequence ATGGAGCTTTTCAACGTGTATCCGCTCGTCAACATTACGCCCGTGAAGGCGCTGGGGGCGAAGCTTTGGGACGACAAGGGCCAGGAATATCTGGACTTCTACGGCGGGCACGCCGTTATCAGCATCGGCCACAGCCACCCGCACTACGTGCAGCGCCTCACCGAGCAGCTGCAGAATATCGGCTTCTACTCCAACTCGGTGCAGATTCCGATTCAGACGCAGCTGGCGCACAAGCTGGGCCAGGTGTCGGGTTACGAGGACTATACGCTGTTTTTGTGCAACTCCGGGGCCGAGGCCAACGAGAATGCGCTGAAGCTGGCCTCCTTCCATACCGGCAAAAAGCGCGTGGTGGCGTTTCGAGGCGCGTTTCACGGCCGCACCAGCGGCGCGGTAGCGGCTACGGACAACGCGAAAATCGTGGCGCCTTTCAACGAAGGCCACTTGGTGACCTTCGTGGACTACGACCTGGAGGCTGTGCTGGCCGTGCTGCACGGCGGCGACGTCTGCGCCGTCATTGTGGAGCCGATTCAGGGCGTGGGCGGCATCATCATGCCTTCCGACGAGTTTATGCGTCATCTGGCGCTGTTCTGCTGGGCCAACGACGTGCTGCTGATTGCCGATGAGGTGCAGAGTGGCTACGGCCGTAGCGGCAAGTTTTTCGCGCACCAGCATGCCGGCCTGCGGCCCGATATCATTTCCGTTGCCAAGGGCATGGGCAACGGCTTTCCCATCGGCGGCATCCTGATTTCGCCCAAATACCAGGCCTCGTACGGCCTGCTGGGCACCACGTTCGGTGGCAACCACCTGGCCTGCGCCGCCGCCCTAGCTGTGCTCGAAGTCATCGAAGATGAAAACCTGCTGGCCCACGCCACCGAGCTGGGCGAATACCTCCGCACCGAGCTGCTGGCCCACGCCGGCGCCGAAGAAATCCGCGGCCGCGGCCTGATGGTGGGCATCAAGTACGACTTCCCCATCAAGGAAATCCGGGACAAGCTGCTCGCCGAGCACCACATTTTCGTGGGCAACGCTTCCGACCCCACGGTGCTGCGCCTGCTGCCGCCGCTCAACATCACGAAGGCCGAGGTAGACCGGTTTTTGCAGGCGCTGTACACACTTATTCCGGTGGAGGTAAGAAAGTAA
- the carA gene encoding glutamine-hydrolyzing carbamoyl-phosphate synthase small subunit — protein sequence MENAKSVKLVLEDGTEIEGTSFGAFTSAAGEVVFSTAMTGYPENLTDPSFAGQILVLTYPMVGNYGVPGEDLYESISKIFESDKIHIAGLVVNYYSEEHSHWNAAKSLGDWLKEYNIPGIFGVDTRMLTKKLREKGAMLGKIVAETDVPLHDPNLENLVAQVSPAGVQHYGHGQHKIVLVDCGTKTNIIRCFLERDVELIRVPWDYDFTTLDYDGLFLSNGPGDPKMCEATIGHLQTALGQDKPIFGICLGSQLMGLAAGGDTFKLKYGHRSHNQPVKLTGTQRCYITSQNHGFAVDTETLPAEWDMLFENLNDGTCEGIKHKTKPFFSTQFHPEAAGGPQDTEFLFDQFLDEVEKYKAGK from the coding sequence GTGGAAAACGCTAAATCGGTAAAACTCGTCCTGGAAGACGGCACTGAAATCGAGGGTACTTCTTTCGGCGCATTTACTTCGGCCGCGGGCGAAGTGGTGTTCAGCACGGCCATGACCGGCTACCCCGAAAACCTCACCGACCCATCCTTCGCCGGCCAGATTCTGGTGCTCACCTACCCCATGGTGGGCAACTACGGCGTGCCCGGCGAGGACCTGTACGAGTCGATTTCAAAGATTTTCGAGTCGGATAAGATTCATATTGCCGGGCTGGTGGTGAATTACTACTCCGAGGAGCACAGCCACTGGAACGCCGCCAAAAGCCTCGGCGACTGGCTCAAGGAGTACAACATCCCCGGCATTTTCGGCGTCGATACCCGCATGCTCACCAAAAAGCTGCGCGAGAAAGGTGCCATGCTGGGCAAAATCGTGGCCGAAACCGACGTGCCCCTGCACGACCCCAACCTCGAAAACCTGGTGGCCCAGGTGAGCCCCGCCGGCGTGCAGCACTACGGCCATGGCCAGCACAAAATCGTGCTCGTGGACTGCGGCACCAAAACCAACATCATCCGCTGCTTCCTAGAGCGCGACGTGGAGCTGATTCGGGTGCCCTGGGACTACGATTTCACAACCCTCGATTACGACGGCCTGTTCCTGAGCAACGGCCCCGGCGACCCCAAAATGTGCGAGGCCACCATCGGCCACCTGCAAACGGCGCTGGGTCAGGACAAGCCCATCTTCGGCATCTGCCTGGGCAGCCAGCTCATGGGCCTGGCCGCGGGCGGTGATACCTTCAAGCTGAAATACGGCCACCGCAGCCACAACCAGCCCGTGAAGCTCACCGGCACCCAGCGCTGCTACATCACCAGCCAGAACCACGGCTTCGCGGTGGACACCGAAACGCTGCCCGCCGAGTGGGACATGCTGTTCGAGAACCTTAACGACGGCACCTGCGAAGGCATCAAGCACAAAACCAAGCCCTTCTTCTCCACCCAATTTCACCCGGAAGCCGCCGGCGGCCCCCAAGACACGGAGTTTCTCTTCGACCAGTTCCTGGACGAGGTCGAGAAGTACAAGGCTGGTAAGTAG
- the carB gene encoding carbamoyl-phosphate synthase (glutamine-hydrolyzing) large subunit produces MEKPQKVLILGSGALKIGEAGEFDYSGSQALKALKEEGIRTILINPNIATVQTSDNIADDVYFLPVTPYFVEEVIKKEQPDGILVAFGGQTALNCAVALYRAGVFEKYNVKVLGTPVQSIIDTEDRDIFKEKLEQIGVLSARSVAVTTMDDALAAAEKIGFPIIVRAAFALGGLGSGFANNMDELRTLAQKSFTTSDQILVEESLKGWKEVEYEVVRDAYDNCITVCNMENFDPIGIHTGESIVVAPSQTLSNREYHKLRTIGIKTIRHLGIVGECNIQYALDPVSEDYRVIEVNARLSRSSALASKATGYPLAFVAAKLSLGYSLAELKNSVTQTTSAFFEPALDYVVVKLPRWDLGKFAGVNRQIGSAMKSVGEVMAIGKSFEEAIQKGLRMLDTGKRGFVANRPEDDLDHAEIDQLLSEPNEERIFAINSAFEAGYTLEQVHQLTKIDHWFLQRLHTIFELGKQLAAGRATGIDGLETKLLRDVKKAGFSDQQIAVQLLGEGDVKSDELLVRARRKALGVLPVVKQIDTLAAEFPAKTNYLYTTYHGAENDLTRETAQSVVVLGSGVYRIGSSVEFDWCGVQAVQTAAAEGYKTIIINYNPETVSTDYDVSDRLYFEELSFERVMDILDFEQPGGVILSTGGQIPNNLATRLADAHAPILGTAPARIDEAENRHKFSSIMDELGIAQPRWKELTSLEAMNAFVREVGFPVLIRPSYVLSGAAMNVVSNTFELEAFLQTAVEVSDEYPVVVSEFIQEAKEIELDAVADHGDIVSYAISEHVEFAGVHSGDATMYYPPQRVYVGTIRKLKIIAEKIAKRYEISGPFNIQFLEKNGEIRVIECNIRASRSYPFVSKISGNNLIKKATQILLGKPVERDESERIYDLPFVGVKAPQFSFTRLPGADPVLRVDMVSTGEVGCLGDTAEEALLKSMLSVGYKIPQKTVLISGGPIISKVALLAPAALLVKKGYTVYATQGTHRFFAENGIPSSLLFWPDELQEPNVLTYLKEKKIDLVINIPKNLSKGELDNDYKIRRTSVDFGVGLLTNARLAKAFIQAFCSLEMKDLKIKSWNEYKAM; encoded by the coding sequence ATGGAAAAACCGCAGAAAGTGCTCATCCTCGGTTCCGGCGCCCTCAAGATTGGCGAGGCCGGGGAGTTCGATTATTCCGGCTCGCAGGCTCTCAAGGCGCTGAAGGAGGAAGGCATCCGTACCATCCTCATCAACCCCAACATTGCCACCGTGCAGACGTCGGACAACATTGCCGATGACGTGTACTTCCTGCCCGTGACGCCCTACTTCGTGGAGGAAGTCATCAAAAAGGAGCAACCCGATGGCATTCTGGTGGCCTTTGGCGGCCAAACGGCGCTGAACTGCGCCGTGGCTCTATACCGCGCCGGCGTGTTCGAGAAGTATAACGTGAAGGTGCTGGGCACGCCCGTGCAGAGCATCATCGACACCGAGGACCGGGATATTTTCAAGGAGAAGCTGGAGCAGATTGGCGTGCTCTCGGCCCGCAGCGTGGCCGTGACGACGATGGACGACGCGCTGGCGGCGGCCGAGAAAATCGGCTTCCCCATCATCGTGCGGGCGGCGTTTGCGCTGGGCGGCCTGGGCAGCGGCTTCGCCAACAACATGGACGAACTGCGGACGCTGGCCCAAAAATCCTTCACCACTTCCGACCAGATTCTGGTGGAAGAGTCGCTGAAGGGCTGGAAGGAAGTGGAGTACGAAGTGGTTCGTGATGCGTATGATAACTGCATCACGGTCTGCAACATGGAGAACTTCGACCCCATCGGCATTCACACCGGCGAGAGCATCGTGGTGGCCCCGTCGCAGACGCTGAGCAACCGCGAGTACCACAAGCTGCGCACCATCGGCATCAAAACCATCCGCCACCTGGGCATCGTGGGCGAGTGCAACATTCAGTACGCCCTCGACCCCGTTTCGGAGGATTACCGCGTGATTGAGGTGAATGCGCGCCTGTCGCGCTCCTCGGCGCTGGCTTCCAAGGCTACGGGCTACCCGCTGGCCTTTGTGGCCGCCAAGCTGAGCCTGGGTTACTCGCTGGCCGAGCTGAAAAACAGCGTGACGCAGACAACGTCGGCCTTTTTCGAGCCGGCGCTCGACTACGTGGTGGTGAAGCTGCCGCGTTGGGATTTGGGCAAGTTCGCGGGCGTTAACCGCCAGATTGGCAGCGCCATGAAGAGCGTGGGCGAGGTGATGGCCATCGGTAAATCCTTCGAGGAAGCCATCCAGAAAGGCCTGCGGATGCTGGACACCGGCAAGCGCGGCTTCGTGGCCAACCGCCCCGAGGACGACCTCGACCACGCCGAAATCGACCAGCTCCTGAGCGAGCCCAACGAGGAGCGCATCTTCGCCATCAACAGCGCCTTCGAGGCCGGCTACACGCTGGAGCAGGTGCACCAGCTGACCAAGATTGACCACTGGTTTTTGCAGCGTTTGCACACCATTTTCGAGCTGGGCAAGCAGCTGGCCGCCGGTCGCGCAACCGGCATTGATGGCCTGGAAACCAAGCTGCTGCGCGACGTGAAGAAGGCCGGTTTCTCCGACCAGCAGATTGCCGTGCAGCTGCTGGGCGAAGGCGACGTGAAGTCCGACGAGCTGCTGGTGCGCGCCCGCCGCAAGGCCCTGGGCGTGCTGCCCGTGGTGAAGCAGATTGACACGCTGGCGGCCGAATTCCCGGCCAAAACCAACTACCTCTACACCACCTACCACGGCGCCGAAAACGACCTGACGCGCGAAACCGCGCAGTCGGTGGTGGTGCTGGGTTCGGGCGTGTACCGCATCGGCTCGTCGGTGGAGTTTGACTGGTGCGGCGTACAGGCCGTGCAAACGGCAGCGGCCGAGGGCTACAAAACCATCATCATCAACTACAACCCCGAAACCGTGTCGACCGACTACGACGTGTCGGACCGGCTGTATTTCGAGGAGCTGAGCTTCGAGCGGGTGATGGATATCCTGGATTTCGAGCAGCCCGGCGGCGTGATTCTGAGCACCGGCGGCCAGATTCCCAACAACCTCGCCACCCGCTTGGCCGACGCCCACGCGCCCATTCTGGGCACCGCGCCGGCCCGCATCGACGAAGCCGAAAACCGCCACAAGTTCTCCAGCATCATGGACGAGCTGGGCATCGCGCAGCCGCGCTGGAAGGAGTTGACTTCGCTGGAAGCCATGAACGCCTTCGTGCGCGAAGTTGGTTTCCCGGTGCTCATCCGGCCGAGCTACGTGCTGTCGGGCGCCGCCATGAACGTGGTTTCCAACACCTTCGAGCTGGAAGCCTTCCTGCAAACCGCCGTGGAGGTGAGCGACGAATACCCGGTGGTGGTGTCAGAATTCATCCAGGAAGCCAAGGAAATTGAGCTGGACGCGGTGGCCGACCACGGCGACATCGTGAGCTATGCCATTTCCGAGCACGTGGAGTTTGCCGGCGTGCACTCCGGCGACGCCACCATGTACTACCCGCCCCAACGGGTGTACGTGGGCACCATCCGCAAGCTGAAAATCATCGCCGAAAAGATTGCCAAGCGCTACGAAATCAGCGGCCCATTCAACATTCAGTTCCTGGAAAAAAACGGGGAAATCCGGGTGATTGAGTGCAACATCCGCGCCTCGCGCAGCTACCCGTTCGTATCGAAAATATCGGGCAACAACCTCATCAAAAAAGCCACGCAAATCCTGCTGGGCAAGCCCGTAGAGCGCGACGAAAGCGAGCGGATTTACGACCTGCCCTTCGTGGGCGTGAAGGCCCCGCAGTTCTCCTTCACCCGCCTGCCCGGCGCCGACCCGGTGCTGCGTGTGGATATGGTGAGCACCGGCGAAGTCGGCTGCCTGGGCGATACCGCCGAGGAAGCCCTGCTGAAATCGATGCTGAGCGTAGGCTACAAAATCCCGCAGAAAACGGTGCTCATTTCCGGAGGCCCCATTATCTCCAAAGTGGCCCTGCTCGCGCCCGCCGCGCTGCTCGTCAAAAAGGGCTACACCGTGTACGCCACGCAAGGCACGCACCGCTTCTTCGCCGAAAACGGCATCCCAAGCAGCCTCCTCTTCTGGCCCGATGAGCTGCAGGAGCCTAACGTGCTGACCTATCTGAAGGAAAAGAAAATCGACCTGGTCATTAACATCCCCAAAAACCTGTCGAAAGGCGAGCTGGATAACGACTACAAAATCCGCCGCACGTCTGTGGATTTCGGCGTCGGTTTGCTGACGAATGCGCGGCTGGCGAAGGCGTTTATCCAAGCCTTCTGCTCGCTGGAAATGAAGGACTTGAAGATTAAGAGCTGGAACGAGTATAAGGCGATGTAG
- a CDS encoding acetylornithine carbamoyltransferase translates to MKNFTSFADAGDYKALLQQALEIKANPYGYQHIGRNKTVGLIFFNPSLRTRLSSVKAAYNLGAQAWVLNAGADSWTLEMADGAVMNGGTQEHIKDAIAVMSQYCDVLGVRTFPTLKDKAEDYGEVVFNKILQYATVPVISLESATLHPLQSFADLITVAETKQKERVKVVLTWAPHVRALPQCVPNSFCDWFAEIDWVDFVITHPEGYELDPRFTKGARIEYDQKKALEGADYVQAKNWSSYQDYGQVLGNDPAWMLTPEHMALTKDAKFLHCLPVRRNVEVSDAVLDAPGSLIIQEAGNRTISMQTVLHELLK, encoded by the coding sequence ATGAAAAACTTCACCTCTTTCGCCGATGCGGGCGACTATAAGGCCCTGTTGCAGCAAGCCCTCGAAATCAAGGCTAATCCCTACGGCTACCAGCACATCGGGCGCAACAAAACTGTTGGGCTCATCTTCTTCAACCCCAGCCTGCGCACCCGCCTCAGCTCGGTGAAGGCGGCCTACAACCTGGGCGCGCAGGCCTGGGTGCTCAACGCCGGCGCCGACTCCTGGACCCTGGAAATGGCCGACGGCGCGGTGATGAACGGTGGCACCCAGGAGCACATCAAGGACGCCATTGCGGTGATGAGCCAGTACTGCGACGTGCTGGGTGTACGCACCTTCCCCACCCTCAAGGACAAGGCGGAGGACTATGGCGAAGTCGTATTCAACAAGATTCTGCAGTACGCCACCGTCCCCGTTATCAGCCTGGAAAGCGCCACGCTGCACCCGTTGCAGAGCTTCGCCGACCTGATTACGGTGGCCGAAACCAAGCAGAAGGAGCGCGTGAAAGTGGTGCTCACCTGGGCCCCGCACGTGCGCGCCCTGCCTCAGTGCGTGCCCAACTCGTTCTGCGACTGGTTCGCGGAAATCGACTGGGTGGATTTCGTCATCACCCACCCCGAGGGCTACGAGCTGGACCCCAGATTCACCAAAGGCGCCCGCATCGAGTACGACCAGAAGAAAGCCCTGGAAGGAGCCGACTACGTGCAGGCCAAAAACTGGAGCAGCTACCAGGATTACGGACAGGTGCTGGGCAACGACCCCGCCTGGATGCTCACCCCCGAGCACATGGCCCTGACCAAAGACGCCAAGTTCCTGCACTGCCTGCCCGTGCGCCGCAACGTGGAAGTGTCCGATGCCGTGCTCGACGCGCCCGGCTCGCTCATCATCCAAGAAGCCGGCAATCGGACCATTTCTATGCAGACGGTGCTGCACGAACTGCTGAAGTAG
- a CDS encoding sce7726 family protein, whose product MNDPEIRALLYPLLLGGVYIDELPTGTTRADVVHITPDFLHGYEVKGDADTLQRVPNQLRCYSEVYDFVTFVVTEKHLPKLLPLLPDWVGVLVAAEEELRPHRAARYNATVEPAPLASLLLLEEVKQFLLARGLYGVSSLRRAEVLHFLRTTQLVPLSSLAQYVRERLMARLPERMAARAERKEERQRLAGLRKRRQARKAARKKARPAPAATKPTKKTPKSKG is encoded by the coding sequence ATGAATGACCCGGAAATCCGAGCCCTACTTTACCCGTTACTGTTGGGTGGCGTGTACATTGATGAGCTACCCACCGGCACCACCCGCGCCGACGTAGTGCACATCACGCCGGACTTTCTGCACGGCTACGAGGTGAAAGGCGATGCCGACACGCTGCAGCGCGTGCCCAACCAGCTGCGCTGCTACAGTGAAGTCTATGATTTCGTGACGTTTGTGGTGACGGAAAAGCACCTGCCCAAACTGCTGCCGCTGCTGCCCGACTGGGTGGGCGTGCTGGTGGCAGCAGAGGAGGAGCTGCGCCCGCACCGCGCCGCCCGCTACAATGCCACCGTGGAGCCCGCGCCGCTGGCCAGCCTGCTGCTGCTGGAAGAGGTGAAGCAGTTTCTGCTGGCCCGCGGCCTGTACGGCGTAAGCAGCCTGCGCCGGGCGGAGGTGCTGCATTTTCTGCGCACCACGCAGCTGGTGCCTCTTTCCAGCCTCGCCCAATATGTGCGCGAGCGGCTGATGGCGCGCTTGCCCGAGCGTATGGCTGCCCGCGCCGAACGCAAAGAGGAACGGCAGCGGCTGGCCGGCTTACGTAAACGGCGCCAGGCCCGCAAAGCCGCCCGCAAGAAAGCCCGGCCCGCGCCGGCAGCCACCAAACCTACCAAAAAGACGCCCAAGTCTAAAGGCTGA
- the dinB gene encoding DNA polymerase IV — protein sequence MDAFYASVEQRDNPTLRGKPVAVGGSRARGVVAAASYEARQFGVRSAMPSSTALRKCPELVFVKPRFEVYKEVSRQIRAIFAEYTPLIEPLSLDEAYLDVTENLKGIALATQVAREIRAEILRQTQLTASAGISYNKFLAKLASDHRKPNGQFVIRPEQGLAFVAQLRVGEFHGIGPATAARLNQLGIFSGLDLRQQSEAFLRQHFGKAGGHYYLIARAQDHRPVVPDRVRKSVGSETTFAEDLHTPQELREGLQPCLDSVWGYCQRTGLLGRTLTLKVKYADFQQITRSRTLPAPLASMAALAQISQELVQGCLPLPKGVRLLGVSLSNLETPEDFIGKQLTLSL from the coding sequence ATGGACGCGTTTTATGCTTCCGTGGAGCAGCGCGACAACCCGACGCTGCGCGGCAAGCCCGTGGCCGTGGGTGGCTCGCGGGCGCGGGGCGTGGTGGCGGCGGCGAGTTATGAGGCCCGGCAGTTTGGGGTGCGCTCGGCTATGCCTTCCAGCACGGCGCTGCGCAAGTGCCCGGAGCTGGTGTTCGTGAAGCCACGCTTCGAGGTGTATAAGGAAGTGTCGCGGCAGATCCGGGCCATTTTTGCCGAGTACACGCCCCTCATCGAGCCTCTTTCCCTGGATGAAGCCTACCTCGACGTCACCGAGAACCTGAAAGGCATTGCGCTGGCTACGCAGGTGGCGCGCGAAATCCGGGCCGAAATTCTGCGCCAGACCCAGCTGACGGCCTCGGCGGGCATCAGCTACAACAAGTTTCTGGCGAAGCTGGCCTCCGACCACCGCAAGCCCAACGGCCAGTTCGTGATTCGGCCCGAGCAGGGGCTGGCGTTTGTGGCGCAGCTGCGGGTGGGCGAGTTTCACGGCATCGGGCCGGCCACGGCGGCGCGGCTGAACCAGCTGGGCATCTTCAGCGGGCTGGATCTGCGGCAGCAGTCGGAGGCATTTCTGCGCCAGCACTTCGGCAAGGCAGGCGGGCACTACTACCTTATTGCCCGCGCCCAGGACCACCGCCCCGTCGTGCCCGACCGGGTGCGCAAGTCGGTAGGCTCCGAAACTACCTTCGCCGAAGACCTGCACACGCCTCAAGAGCTGCGCGAGGGCCTGCAGCCCTGCCTAGACTCGGTCTGGGGCTACTGCCAGCGCACCGGGCTGCTGGGCCGCACGCTCACGCTCAAGGTCAAGTACGCCGACTTCCAGCAGATTACGCGCAGCCGGACGCTGCCGGCGCCGCTGGCTAGTATGGCCGCTCTGGCTCAGATCAGCCAGGAGCTAGTGCAGGGCTGCCTGCCGCTGCCCAAGGGCGTGCGGCTTCTGGGGGTTTCGTTGTCCAACCTCGAAACGCCGGAAGATTTCATCGGCAAGCAGCTCACGCTCAGCCTTTAG
- a CDS encoding DUF6624 domain-containing protein produces MTTRLLAITMLLAACTRPTQHAARFASPALAARLDSLSAADWQDRQAIFAVFRQHGFKSTVADTANRWLLRQDAVRLATFQQLERHHGWPAVTQAGTEAAGTAFLLLQHAPDSVQLQYLPRVEALYEARRLPSADYATYLDRALINQGLPQQYGTQSARVVRPFGETIDSLLPTAGFDKLDERRRTMKLEPLQRQLRPGTMYFKTKP; encoded by the coding sequence ATGACCACCCGTCTGCTTGCTATAACTATGCTGCTGGCGGCCTGCACTCGGCCGACACAACACGCAGCCCGTTTTGCATCCCCGGCTCTTGCGGCCAGGCTCGACTCGCTCAGCGCCGCTGACTGGCAAGACCGTCAGGCCATTTTCGCAGTGTTCAGGCAACATGGATTTAAATCAACCGTGGCGGATACGGCCAACCGCTGGCTGCTGCGGCAGGATGCTGTGCGGCTGGCGACATTTCAGCAGCTGGAGCGCCACCACGGCTGGCCCGCGGTAACCCAGGCCGGTACCGAAGCAGCCGGAACTGCTTTTCTGTTGCTTCAGCATGCTCCGGATTCCGTACAGCTGCAGTATTTGCCCCGCGTAGAGGCCCTTTATGAAGCCAGAAGGCTGCCGTCCGCCGATTACGCCACTTACCTCGACCGGGCTCTGATCAATCAAGGGCTGCCTCAGCAGTATGGCACGCAATCGGCCCGGGTAGTGCGCCCTTTCGGCGAAACCATAGACTCGTTGTTGCCGACAGCGGGGTTCGACAAGCTGGACGAGCGCCGCCGTACCATGAAACTGGAGCCTCTACAGCGACAATTGCGCCCGGGCACCATGTATTTTAAGACCAAGCCGTAA
- a CDS encoding DMT family transporter produces the protein MKNSAKVHSALFVVALIYAANYSISKDVMPQYMGPFGLVLLRVVGATVFFGILSRLVAPQDRITGRADQLRAVACGILGIGLNQLLFFSGLNLTSPINASLIQTIAPVVTVLASAVLLGERLTLPRLAGIVLAGAGAASIILSKGPVAAGGQDGLLGNVYILLNATAFGVYLVLVMPLMRKYHPFTVLARIFLVGAFIAVPAGWQQVQQPDYASFPASIWAAIAYMVICLTILAYLLNNWALKYASPALLGAYIYLQPALAVLIAVSLGKDVLTWDRGWQALLIFGGVFLVSRKPKSAVQPVPLEPVQD, from the coding sequence ATGAAAAATTCCGCTAAGGTCCACTCGGCCCTCTTTGTGGTGGCGCTGATCTACGCCGCCAACTACAGTATTTCCAAGGATGTGATGCCGCAGTACATGGGTCCGTTTGGGCTGGTGCTGCTGCGCGTGGTGGGCGCGACGGTGTTTTTCGGCATCCTGAGCCGGCTGGTGGCGCCGCAGGACCGCATCACCGGCCGCGCCGACCAGCTGCGGGCCGTGGCATGCGGCATCCTGGGCATCGGCTTGAACCAGCTGTTGTTCTTCTCGGGCCTCAACCTAACCTCGCCCATCAACGCCTCGCTCATCCAGACCATTGCGCCGGTCGTGACGGTGCTGGCCTCGGCGGTGCTGCTGGGCGAGCGGCTGACGCTGCCCCGGCTGGCGGGCATCGTGTTGGCGGGCGCCGGCGCGGCCAGCATCATCCTGAGCAAAGGCCCGGTGGCGGCCGGCGGGCAGGACGGACTGCTGGGCAACGTCTACATCCTGCTCAACGCCACCGCGTTTGGGGTGTACCTGGTGCTGGTAATGCCGCTGATGCGCAAGTATCACCCGTTCACGGTACTGGCGCGCATCTTTCTGGTGGGCGCCTTTATTGCGGTGCCGGCCGGCTGGCAGCAGGTGCAGCAGCCCGATTACGCCAGCTTCCCGGCCAGCATCTGGGCCGCCATTGCCTACATGGTGATTTGCCTCACGATTCTGGCCTACCTGCTCAACAACTGGGCCCTGAAATACGCCTCCCCCGCCCTGCTGGGGGCCTACATCTACCTGCAGCCGGCCCTGGCCGTGCTCATTGCCGTGAGCCTGGGCAAAGACGTGCTGACCTGGGACCGGGGCTGGCAGGCGCTGCTGATTTTCGGCGGTGTGTTTCTGGTCAGCCGCAAGCCGAAATCTGCCGTGCAGCCGGTACCGCTGGAGCCGGTGCAGGACTGA